The Hymenobacter swuensis DY53 genome includes the window GTGCTGCCCGAAATCCGGGGTACCTCCGTTGAGGCCATCATGCGCAACGTGTACGCTTCGGGCCAGACTCATGAAGAACAGGACCTACTGATTCCCCTGAAACAACCCGGGGACGACGGGCTGGAGAACCGCTATTTTTCCTTTGTATGCCAGGCCCGCCGCAATGAGCAGGAGCAAATTGACGGCCTGCTGGTATTCGTCTTCGAAGTCACGGCACAGATTCAGGTCACCGAGGCCCTGCGTGAAAGCGAGGCCCGGTTTCGCATTATGGCAGACGCAGCCCCCAACCAGGTGTGGGCTGTGAATCCGGATGCAACCATCCGCTACGCCAACCAGGCGTTTCTGGACTTTGTGGGCGTGAGCCTGGAGGAATATACGGCCACAGGTTGGGCTTACTTTGTGCCGCCGGAGGAGCTAAAACAAGCCCAGTACACGCTGGAAACGGCCATCAGAACCCGCTCGCTGTACATGCTGGAGCACCGTATGCGTCGCCACGACGGCCAGTACCGTTGGCTACTGGCGCAGGGTGCCCCCAGCTTCTACCCCAACGGCGAACTGTACGGCTACGTGGGCTCTGCCATCGATATTACCGAGCTCAAGCAAACCAATCAGCAGCTCACCCGCACCAATCAGGATCTGGATAACTTCGTGTACGCGGCCAGCCACGACCTAAAGCAGCCGGTCAACAACCTGACCGGCCTGTTTGAGGAAGTCTGCCGCAGCAGCACCTTCGCCGACCCGGCGGAGGAACAGCTGCTCGTGCCACTGGTCCACGAGGCACTGCAGCAGCTAAGCAGCACCATCGACGATCTAGCGGCTCTGGGCCAGGCCCAGCAGACCCGCGTAATGCCCACGGAGCTGGTTTCGCTGGCCGACCTCATGGAGGAAGTGGTTAATACCCTGGAGCCGCAGGTACGCGCGGCCCGGGCCCGCATCACCACCGATTTCACGTCCCGGCCGGCTCTATCCTTTGCCCGCGCCAACCTGCGCACGATTCTGCTGAACTTAGTGGGCAACTCGCTGAAATACGCCGACCCCACCCGCCCCGCCCGCATTCACGTATCCGTGTGGGTAGAGCTGGGCCAGCCGGTGTTGATAGTGGAAGACAACGGGCTGGGCTTCGACGCGGTCCGACACGGGGCCGAGCTGTTCCACCTCTTTCAGCGCCTGCATACGCATACGGCCGGCACCGGCGTGGGGCTGTACCTGGTACACCGCATTGTGCAGGCCAACGGCGGCACCATTGAAGTAGATAGTCAGCCGGGCGAAGGGGCCACGTTTCGGATCCGCTTCGGGGCCGCCTGAGCAGCCGGCGCTTACCAGCCCGCTCTCCCCCACCATATTACGTTTCTATCACTTTACCTTCCCACTCCTGCATGCCTGCTTCGCTGGTTCCGCTGCCTCTCCGCTCCCTGCCCGCCGCCGACCTGCTCGGCGACCTGCTGGCCGTGTCGATGACGGGAATTATTTATTATACCCCCATCTATGACCCCGCAGGTTCAGGGCAGATAGTCGATTTCACCTTCGTTTACCTCAATCCGACGGCCCAGCGCATGATGCGCATGCCGGAGGTGCCCACCCTGACTCACAACGAGCAGTGGCCCCACAGCATCGCGCACGGCACGTTCGATTTTCATGTGGACGCCTACCTAAGCGGGGAGCCGCGTGAATACAACATCAACTACCAGGCCGACGGCTACGACAACTACTACCGGCTGGCCGCCCGGCGCACCGGCGACGGCCTGTGGGTGAGCTTTACCGATACGGCCGACCAGCCCCGCTCGCCCGTTGAAATGGCACTGCGCGAAAGCCAGGCGCGGGAAAAAGCAGCCCGCGCCGAGGCCGAAGCCCAGCGCCAGCGCCTGCACCAGATTCTGATGGAGCTGCCCGCCAGCGTGGCCACCCTGCACGGCCCCGACCGCATGTTTACGCTTGTCAGTCCCGGCTATCAGCAGCTGTTTGCTTCCCGCGTTCTGCAAGACCGGCCCCTACGGGAAGCCCTGCCGGAACTGGTGGGCCAGCCTCACTTGGCCGCCCTGGACCAGGTGTATCAGAGCGGCGCGCCGTACTACGGAACCGAAATTGAAACCTGGGTGGATTTTGCCGGGACGGGCCAGCGTCAGCGCCGCTATTTCAACGTGTTTTTTCAGGCCCTGCGCGACGCCACCGGCACCGTAGACGGCGTCCTGAGCTTTGCCTATGACGTAACCGAGCAGCTGGAAGCCCGCCATCAGCTGCAGCAACTCAACCAGGAGCTGGAAAGCCGGGTGCAGGAACGCACCCAACAGCTGCGTGGGGAGCAGCAGCGGCTGCAGCTGATTTTAAGGCAGGTTCCGGCTTTCATTGCTACCCTGGAAGGCCCCGAGCACCGCCACACCTTCTTTAACACCAGCTACGGGCGCTGGTCCGACGAGCGGGCGCAGCTGGGCCGCACCATGGCCGAAGTGTACCCGGAAACGGTTGACCAGGGCTTTATCGGGCTTCTGGACGAGGTATACCGTACGGGCCGGCCGTTTGTGGGAGATGAAGTACCCGTGCAGCTCGCGGCCGGAGCCTCCGGGCAGTTGCAACAGTACTATCTGGACTTCATTTACCAGCCGTTGCTGGATGAGCGGGGGCAAACCACCGGCATTCTGGCCTTCATCGTTGATGCCACCGAGAAGGTGCGGGCCCGCCAGCAAACCGAGGCGCTGCAGACGGAGTTGCTGCTGGTGGCGCAGCGGCAGGTGCGGGAGCGCGAGGCCTTCTACCAGGTATTCGAGCAGACGCCGGCCCTGATTGCCCTGTTGCGCGCCCCGGAGCACCGCATAGAGTACGCTAACCCGGCCTACCAGCAGGTATTTGCTGGTAGGCCCCTGCAAGGGCTTACCCTGGCCGAAGCCCTGCCGGAATTGGTCGATCAGGGATTCACCGACCTGATGGACCGCGTCTATCAAACCGGCGAAACGTATTTCGGCACCGATACGCCCTTTACACAGCCGGCCACGGAAACCCAGCCTGCCCGCACCATCTACTACAACTTCACCTACCAGGCGTACCAGGATAACGGGCAGATTGCCGGTATTACCGTATTCGCCTACGACGTGACGGAGCAGGTGCTGGCCCACCGCGAGCGGGACAGCCAGCAACAGCGCCTGGAGCAGCTATTCATGCAGGCGCCGGCCGCCATCAGTATTCTGGTGGGGCCCGATATGGTGTATGAGCTGGTCAACCCTGGCTACCAGGCCATGTTTCCTGGCCGCGAGCTGCGCGGCCGCGCCATTGCCGACGTGTTTCCGGAACTGGCCGGGACGGGCGTACTCGAAACGTTTGAACAGGTGTACCGCACGGGCGTTACCAACGAGGAAAAGGGGATTCGCATCTACTTCACCAACCCCGACACCGGCCAGCTGGAGGACCGCTACTTCAACTACATTCAGCAGGCCCGCCGTGATGCGCACGGCCAGCCCGATGGGGTGCTGGTTTTTGCGTTTGAGGTTACTGAGCAGGTCCGCGCCCGACAGCAGGCGCAGGCCCTGGCGGCCGAGCTGACCCTTACCAACGACCAGCTGACCCGCACCAACGCCGACCTGGACAACTTCATCTACACGGCCTCCCACGACCTCAAAGCCCCCATCAGCAACATTGAGGGGCTGCTGTACCTGCTGCAGGAGGAACTGCCGGCCGCTGTCACGCAGGGCCCGGACGTAGCGCCCACCCTAACGCGCATGCTGGGGGCTGTGGAACGCTTCAAGCGCACCATTGAGCACCTGACGGAAGTTTCCAAGCTGCAGAAGGAGCACGAGCCGGCAGCTACGGCGGTGGATCTGGCGGAGGTGGTGGAAGACGTGCGCCAGGACCTGCTGCCGCTGGTGCAGGAAACCGGCGCCCGCCTGCACCTCAACGTGGCGGCCCGGCCTCCCATCCGGTTTTCGGAGAAAAACCTGCGCAGCGTGGTGTATAACCTACTCAGCAACGCCCTCAAATATCACTCTCCCGCCCGTCGGCCCCATATAGATGTGCGGGCCCACGTGCGCCCGGGCTACACTGTGCTGGAGGTGCATGATAATGGGCTGGGCATTGAGGCGGCGTACCTGCCGCGCCTGTTTACCATGTTCCAGCGTTTCCACGACCACGTAGAAGGTTCAGGTATCGGGCTGTACATGGTCAAGCGGATGGTGGATAACGCTGGTGGCCGCATTGAGGTATTCTCCCAACCCGGCGCTGGCACCACTTTCTTCGTACACCTGCCTCAGGCCGCCGAAGTGCCCGCCTCCTAGCTTCTTTCCTTCCTGCCCATGCCCTCGATTTCCTGCACCCTGCTCGTCGATGATGACGACACCACCAACTACCTCAACCAGCGGCTGCTGCAGCGCATGGCCGTCACCGACACGGTATTGGTAGCCGGCAATGGCCAGGAAGCCCTGGACCTGCTGCACACGCACTGCGAGCAGCCAACCTCCCCCACCTGTCCGACCCTTATTCTATTGGATATGAAGATGCCGCGCATGAACGGCTTTGAGTTTCTGCGGGCTTATGCCCAGCGCCCACCCCTCCAGAACCCGGCCGTGGTTATCATTATGCTCACCACTTCCCTCAATGCCCAGGATGTGTCCCGAATGCAGGATCTGCCCATTGCCGGCTTCCTGACCAAGCCGCTGACCCGGGAGAAGATGGAGAATATTCTCCACGAGCACTTCACCGCTCCATCGTAGGCGGGCCGGGCGGGTGTTGCTGCGCAGCAACTGCAACTACCCTACTCCGGTTCTGCGCGTCATCATTGCTGCCGCAACCAGGCTACGGCGGCCGCTTCCTCGGTAAAGGTGCGGTAGACCAGCGGCAGCCCTTGCACCGAGGTAGTCACATACGCCGTGGCCAGACGCGTAAACACATCCTCCGATACCACAATTGCCCCAAAACGGTAGCCGCCTTCGGTTACGGCCCGGGGCAGCCATTCCTGCACAATCCACTGTTGCTCCGCCGTGGAAAAAGCCCGCATCTGCCGTTGATCAATAAGGATGCGGTACCAGCCGTGACGGCGAAGTGCCTGCACCATATGGTTAAACAGTGCCCGAAAGGTCAGTTCATCCCGTTCCTGCTCGCTCCAGTGGGCCCGCAGAAAGCCGGCCGGGTCTTCGAGCAACCGGCCAGCTTTGTTCTCAAAATACAGCGTTGGCAGGGGTAGTTGCATAGCAGAGGGCACCGTGCAAGTACCACCAATGCCCTGCTATTGTTTAGCCTTCCCACATCATTCCGATAACCAACCCTTCCGAAACGGAAGGGTTTTTCATTTTACACCGGTTGTTTTCTCCGGCCTTCAAATCACAAACAACTTATAACCAATAACATACAACAAAATAAGTCATCCCATTGAAAGTCGGCACCGGACTTGGCAGTAGCCTGTCATATCCCAAACACCGCCGACCAGTATGCTTCTCTTCGACAACATCGCCAAAGCCGCCAAAGATTTCTTCGTGGAAGAAACCTCCCCGGAGGGTCCTTCCGTAGCGGCCCCGCGCCCCCTGCCCGGCCAGACGGCCCCGGTATTTTCGGGCAATAATGCCACAGTAGGCACGCAGGCTACTCCGCTCCTCACCCAACCCGAGCAGCGCCACCTCGACCACATCCGGCAGCTGCTCTCAGGCGACGGCAAGGACTTTATGGCCTTCACCAAAATGGTAACCAGCCTGCAGGCCAGCGGCCTTTCGGGCCCTATCCTGTACCAGACTGCCTTCAACGCCTTTGCCGCCGTGACCAGCCTGGATTTGCCGGCTTTGCTGAAATCGGCTGAGCAGTTTGAGCTGAAGCTGGCCTCGGATCGCAACAGCATTCTGGAGCGGCACCGCGAGAAAGTGGGCGAAATCCGGATTCCGAACGTACCAGCCAGCCCGTTAGTGCAGCTGCAGCTGCAGGAGCAACAGCTGCAAACCGGCCTCGCCGACCTGGCCCGGCAGCTGGAAGAAGCCCAGCAGCGCCTGCTCGCCGTGCGCCAGCAGTTGCAGGAGCAGCAGCAGAAAGCGACATCCGCCCTGGCCTCCTATGAACTGGCCCATGCCACCGCCTCGGCCGAGCTAAAAGCCCACCAGCAGGCCGTGCAGGCCTATTTACTCCGGTCCGGCAGCTGAAAGCCATCGGGCCGGTTGCCGCCCGAACGACAACGCCCGAACAACGCCATCAGCATCACGCGGCCACAACGCCGGCCCCCAACAACCGGCCCACCGGCTGGCCGTCGCCGGACCGGGGCGCGGCTGTCCACAGCCGCTTCTCACTACTCACTACTTACTACTACTACCATGAACTCTCTTTCCACTTCCGATTTCAAAACCGGCGAGTTGCCCAAGTGGCAGCAACCTGAAAAGGTAGCCGGCTGGATTTTTCTGGCCGGGCTGGCCGGAGCCGGCGTGTATTGCTGGGGCACTATTGTACCGTTCCTGGTTGAAATGGTGTTCGATACCGTGAAGCTGGGCATCGGGCTGGGCGTGCTGCTGGCGGCCTGGCTGGTGCTCACCAGCCCCCGCGTGAAGGCCGGGCTGTGGTACGCGGGCCAGCGCATTTTCCGCACCGCCGCCGGCATCTTCGTCAACACCGACCCTATCGGCATCATGGAGGACTACATCAAGAGCACCTCGCAGGAAGCGCGCAAGATGGAGGAGGAAGTAGGCCACGTAGAGGGCGCCCACGAGCTGGTGAAGCGCAAGCTGGAAGCCAATACCCTGCAGATGCGCGAGTACCTGGCCCTGGCCGACGCCGCCACCCGCCAGCGCGAGCCCGACGCGGCCGAGCAGTACGCCAGCCGCGCCGCCCAAATCCAAGACTACAACCAGCGCCTGCAGCCCATGCTCACCACCACCCAGAACGTGAGCCTGGTGATGCGCCAGATTCTGAAAGCCGCCCTGCGCCAGATCGACGGCAGCAAGTTCAAGGTGAACCTGCTCAAGGACGAGTACCAGCTGGTGAAGCGCACCAGCTCGGGCATGCGGGCCGCCATGAACATCCTGCGCGGCGACCCGGACAAGAAGTACTTCTTCGACCTAGCCACCGACCGCGTGGCCCAG containing:
- a CDS encoding response regulator — protein: MPSISCTLLVDDDDTTNYLNQRLLQRMAVTDTVLVAGNGQEALDLLHTHCEQPTSPTCPTLILLDMKMPRMNGFEFLRAYAQRPPLQNPAVVIIMLTTSLNAQDVSRMQDLPIAGFLTKPLTREKMENILHEHFTAPS
- a CDS encoding STAS/SEC14 domain-containing protein, whose protein sequence is MQLPLPTLYFENKAGRLLEDPAGFLRAHWSEQERDELTFRALFNHMVQALRRHGWYRILIDQRQMRAFSTAEQQWIVQEWLPRAVTEGGYRFGAIVVSEDVFTRLATAYVTTSVQGLPLVYRTFTEEAAAVAWLRQQ
- a CDS encoding PAS domain-containing protein, whose amino-acid sequence is MPASLVPLPLRSLPAADLLGDLLAVSMTGIIYYTPIYDPAGSGQIVDFTFVYLNPTAQRMMRMPEVPTLTHNEQWPHSIAHGTFDFHVDAYLSGEPREYNINYQADGYDNYYRLAARRTGDGLWVSFTDTADQPRSPVEMALRESQAREKAARAEAEAQRQRLHQILMELPASVATLHGPDRMFTLVSPGYQQLFASRVLQDRPLREALPELVGQPHLAALDQVYQSGAPYYGTEIETWVDFAGTGQRQRRYFNVFFQALRDATGTVDGVLSFAYDVTEQLEARHQLQQLNQELESRVQERTQQLRGEQQRLQLILRQVPAFIATLEGPEHRHTFFNTSYGRWSDERAQLGRTMAEVYPETVDQGFIGLLDEVYRTGRPFVGDEVPVQLAAGASGQLQQYYLDFIYQPLLDERGQTTGILAFIVDATEKVRARQQTEALQTELLLVAQRQVREREAFYQVFEQTPALIALLRAPEHRIEYANPAYQQVFAGRPLQGLTLAEALPELVDQGFTDLMDRVYQTGETYFGTDTPFTQPATETQPARTIYYNFTYQAYQDNGQIAGITVFAYDVTEQVLAHRERDSQQQRLEQLFMQAPAAISILVGPDMVYELVNPGYQAMFPGRELRGRAIADVFPELAGTGVLETFEQVYRTGVTNEEKGIRIYFTNPDTGQLEDRYFNYIQQARRDAHGQPDGVLVFAFEVTEQVRARQQAQALAAELTLTNDQLTRTNADLDNFIYTASHDLKAPISNIEGLLYLLQEELPAAVTQGPDVAPTLTRMLGAVERFKRTIEHLTEVSKLQKEHEPAATAVDLAEVVEDVRQDLLPLVQETGARLHLNVAARPPIRFSEKNLRSVVYNLLSNALKYHSPARRPHIDVRAHVRPGYTVLEVHDNGLGIEAAYLPRLFTMFQRFHDHVEGSGIGLYMVKRMVDNAGGRIEVFSQPGAGTTFFVHLPQAAEVPAS